The following coding sequences lie in one Candidatus Kinetoplastibacterium sorsogonicusi genomic window:
- the hisA gene encoding 1-(5-phosphoribosyl)-5-[(5-phosphoribosylamino)methylideneamino]imidazole-4-carboxamide isomerase, translated as MLLIPAIDLKDGQCVRLRQGKLDNVTIFSEEPHLMALDWCNKGAKRLHIVDLDGAVSGKPKNNIAIKNIIKNIDNEIPIQLGGGIRELNTIEYYLDLGISYIIIGTAAIKNPGFLHDACAAFPGKIIVGLDANNDKIAIDGWSKLTRHNILDIAKKFEDYGCEAIIYTDISRDGMLSGVNIESTSKLAKHVKIPVFASGGIVNLDDIKLLCSAKDDGISGAILGRSVYEGTLNFQEAQKLADDLSK; from the coding sequence ATGTTATTAATTCCAGCAATTGATCTTAAAGATGGACAATGTGTTCGCTTACGTCAAGGCAAACTTGACAATGTTACAATATTTTCTGAAGAACCTCATTTAATGGCTTTAGATTGGTGCAACAAAGGAGCTAAAAGACTACATATTGTAGATTTGGATGGAGCTGTTTCAGGAAAGCCTAAAAATAATATAGCTATTAAGAATATTATAAAAAATATTGATAATGAAATTCCTATACAATTAGGTGGTGGTATTAGAGAGCTCAATACTATAGAATATTACTTAGATTTAGGTATTTCATATATTATAATAGGTACAGCAGCAATTAAAAATCCTGGATTTTTACATGATGCATGTGCAGCTTTTCCCGGTAAAATTATTGTTGGCTTAGATGCTAACAATGATAAAATAGCTATTGATGGATGGAGTAAATTAACACGTCATAATATATTGGATATAGCTAAAAAATTTGAAGATTATGGTTGTGAAGCTATTATATATACAGATATAAGCAGAGATGGTATGTTATCTGGTGTTAATATTGAATCAACATCTAAGTTAGCAAAACATGTAAAAATTCCAGTATTTGCTTCTGGTGGTATAGTAAATTTAGATGATATAAAATTACTATGTTCTGCCAAGGATGATGGTATTAGTGGCGCTATACTTGGTCGAAGTGTATATGAAGGCACTTTGAATTTTCAAGAAGCTCAAAAATTAGCAGATGATCTATCAAAATGA
- the hisH gene encoding imidazole glycerol phosphate synthase subunit HisH — MKSTNIVIVNYGMGNLHSIARAVNHVSSHTNIVISSKKQDIEKADKIILPGQGAMRDCMLNLKNYDLLDSILNILKNKPLFGICVGQQMLFSKSEEGDVHCLNFLPGIVKHFRSNNLFLNNDIKLKVPHMGWNTVQQNVKHHMWKGIPNNEFFYFIHSYYVIPEESSIIASTSSYGITFASAIIKDNVFATQFHPEKSSNYGLMLYKNFIEWQP; from the coding sequence ATGAAATCAACCAATATAGTTATAGTAAATTATGGTATGGGTAATTTGCATTCCATAGCCAGAGCAGTAAATCATGTATCTTCACATACAAATATTGTTATTAGTAGTAAAAAACAAGATATAGAAAAAGCAGATAAAATCATACTACCAGGTCAAGGTGCTATGCGTGACTGTATGTTAAATTTGAAAAATTATGATTTATTGGATTCCATATTAAATATATTAAAAAATAAACCATTATTTGGAATATGTGTTGGACAACAAATGTTATTTAGTAAAAGTGAAGAAGGAGATGTTCATTGTCTAAATTTTTTACCAGGAATAGTAAAACATTTTCGTAGTAATAATTTATTTTTAAATAATGATATAAAATTAAAAGTACCACATATGGGTTGGAATACAGTACAACAAAATGTTAAACATCATATGTGGAAAGGTATTCCAAATAATGAATTTTTTTATTTTATTCATAGTTATTACGTAATACCAGAAGAATCTTCTATAATAGCTAGTACTTCTTCTTATGGCATTACTTTTGCATCTGCAATTATAAAAGATAATGTTTTTGCAACCCAATTTCACCCAGAAAAAAGTTCTAATTATGGCTTAATGTTATATAAAAATTTTATTGAGTGGCAGCCATAA
- the hisB gene encoding imidazoleglycerol-phosphate dehydratase HisB, producing the protein MRISEIHRVTSESNVKIIINIDGTGKKNISTGIPFLNHMIEQIALHGQFDIEIQAKGDIDIDYHHTVEDIGITLGMALKKSIGYKSGINRYGYAYIPLDESLSRVVVDLSGRPGLYYKVDFKRSLVGKFDVDLIKEFFQGLVNHALLTLHIDNIKGDNVHHQIETIFKAFGRSLKMAVAVDEKIIDLVPSTKGIL; encoded by the coding sequence ATGCGTATATCTGAAATTCATCGTGTAACTAGTGAATCTAATGTCAAAATCATTATTAATATAGATGGTACAGGAAAAAAAAATATATCAACTGGCATACCTTTCTTAAATCATATGATAGAGCAAATTGCTTTACATGGACAATTTGATATTGAAATTCAAGCTAAAGGTGATATAGACATAGATTATCATCATACAGTAGAGGATATTGGAATTACCTTAGGTATGGCTTTAAAAAAATCTATAGGATATAAATCAGGTATTAATAGATATGGTTATGCATATATACCACTAGATGAATCACTTTCAAGAGTAGTAGTTGACTTGTCTGGGCGTCCTGGATTATATTACAAAGTAGATTTTAAACGTTCACTTGTAGGTAAATTTGATGTTGATCTTATAAAAGAATTTTTTCAAGGATTAGTTAATCATGCGCTGCTAACTTTACATATTGATAATATTAAGGGTGATAATGTTCATCATCAAATTGAAACTATTTTTAAAGCTTTTGGTAGATCGCTAAAGATGGCTGTTGCTGTTGACGAAAAAATTATCGATTTAGTACCATCTACTAAAGGTATTTTATAA
- the hisD gene encoding histidinol dehydrogenase, with protein MKIINRLSAKDPNFKLDLAKLLNIDTQQNNQITIAVSKILSDIKEKGDLSLLEYTNKYDRLNIKSVDLLEIQKIKWKEAFDNLKLEQRSNLEKAAERIKQYHQKQIMNSWSYKDEYDNILGQRISPLEKVGLYVPGGKAAYPSSVMMNAIPAKVAGVNELIMVSPATNGIINSLVLSAAFLSNVDRLFTIGGAQAIAALTYGTNLIPAVDKIVGPGNSYVAEAKRQVFGKVGIDMIAGPSEILIICDGKTPIEWIVMDLFSQAEHDELAQSILLCPDIQYLNKIEAKIKELLPNMPRKEIIASSLYNRGLLILVENLEQACNISNFIAPEHLEISTEFPNELMKFIKHAGSIFLGKFSSESLGDYCAGPNHVLPTSRTSRFSSPLGVYDFQKRSSFINVSPNGANELGKIANSLAQEEGLQAHALSAHYRINY; from the coding sequence ATGAAAATTATCAATCGATTATCTGCTAAAGATCCTAATTTCAAATTAGATTTAGCTAAATTACTAAATATAGATACTCAACAAAATAACCAAATTACTATTGCAGTGTCTAAAATACTTTCAGATATAAAAGAAAAAGGTGATCTATCTTTATTAGAATATACTAATAAATATGATAGATTAAATATTAAATCAGTAGATTTATTAGAAATTCAAAAAATTAAATGGAAAGAAGCTTTTGATAATTTAAAATTAGAGCAAAGAAGTAATTTAGAAAAAGCAGCAGAAAGAATAAAACAATATCATCAAAAACAAATAATGAATTCATGGAGTTATAAAGACGAATATGACAATATATTAGGTCAAAGAATATCTCCATTAGAAAAAGTAGGATTATATGTTCCTGGTGGTAAAGCAGCATATCCTTCGTCAGTTATGATGAATGCTATTCCAGCTAAAGTAGCTGGTGTAAATGAATTAATTATGGTCTCACCAGCCACAAATGGAATAATAAATTCATTAGTATTATCCGCAGCTTTTTTAAGTAATGTAGACAGATTGTTTACTATAGGAGGAGCGCAAGCAATAGCTGCATTAACATATGGTACTAATTTAATACCTGCTGTAGATAAGATAGTAGGTCCAGGAAATAGCTATGTAGCAGAAGCAAAAAGACAAGTCTTTGGCAAAGTTGGTATTGATATGATAGCAGGCCCTAGTGAAATACTTATTATTTGTGATGGTAAGACACCTATTGAATGGATTGTTATGGATTTATTTTCACAAGCAGAACATGATGAGCTAGCACAATCTATATTATTATGCCCAGACATACAATATCTGAATAAAATAGAAGCTAAAATAAAGGAACTTTTACCTAACATGCCTCGCAAAGAAATAATTGCTTCTAGTTTATATAATAGAGGATTATTAATTTTAGTAGAAAATTTAGAACAAGCTTGTAATATTTCTAATTTTATTGCTCCAGAGCACTTAGAAATATCTACAGAATTTCCTAACGAATTAATGAAATTTATCAAGCATGCTGGATCTATATTTTTAGGTAAATTTTCTTCTGAATCATTAGGTGATTATTGTGCTGGACCAAATCATGTATTACCTACTTCAAGAACTTCTAGATTTTCATCTCCTTTAGGAGTATATGATTTTCAAAAACGTTCTAGTTTTATTAATGTATCTCCTAATGGTGCGAATGAATTAGGAAAAATAGCAAACAGTTTAGCACAAGAAGAAGGTTTACAAGCACATGCTCTTAGTGCTCATTATAGAATAAATTATTAA
- the hisG gene encoding ATP phosphoribosyltransferase encodes MKNVNNILTLALSKGRIFKETIPFLTDAGVIIHDDPETSRKLILNTNNPKLRLIIVRASDVPTYVQYGAADFGIAGKDVLLEHESYPSGTLYQPIDLNIAKCKLAVAVKNGFNYHEMVKQGARLRVATKYTKSAREHFAKKGVYIDLIKLYGSMELAPLVGLADAIVDLVSTGNTLKANNLIEVEEIMTVSSRLVVNRASLKNNEKHLRPFLEVFAKATI; translated from the coding sequence ATGAAAAATGTTAATAATATATTAACATTAGCTTTGTCTAAAGGTCGTATTTTTAAAGAAACAATACCATTTTTAACTGATGCAGGTGTCATCATACATGATGATCCAGAAACTTCTAGAAAATTGATATTGAATACTAATAATCCAAAATTAAGATTGATAATAGTTAGAGCTTCCGATGTTCCAACATATGTTCAATACGGTGCAGCTGATTTTGGTATAGCAGGTAAAGATGTATTGCTTGAACATGAATCATATCCATCAGGTACTTTATATCAACCAATTGATTTAAATATTGCTAAATGTAAATTAGCTGTAGCAGTAAAAAATGGATTCAATTATCATGAAATGGTAAAACAAGGAGCAAGATTAAGAGTAGCTACTAAATATACTAAATCAGCTAGAGAACATTTTGCAAAAAAGGGAGTATATATAGACTTAATAAAATTATATGGCTCTATGGAATTAGCCCCTTTAGTAGGTCTTGCTGATGCAATAGTAGATTTAGTATCAACAGGTAACACATTAAAAGCTAATAATTTAATAGAAGTAGAAGAAATTATGACAGTATCTTCTCGGTTAGTTGTAAATAGAGCTTCTTTGAAAAATAATGAAAAACATTTGAGACCATTTTTAGAAGTATTTGCAAAAGCAACTATTTAA
- the murA gene encoding UDP-N-acetylglucosamine 1-carboxyvinyltransferase — protein MEKLLINGNKDLNGEISISGSKNAALPIIFATLLSHKPILINNIPKLQDVNISLKLLKHFGSKIQYYDQHSVCLESNSLISLDAPYELVKKMRASILSLGPLLTRFGEVKVSLPGGCAIGQRPVDQHISALKKMGAKICIDHGFIIAKCNKLKGCTIKNNIVSVTGTENIMMAAVLAEGTTIIENAACEPEIVDLANFLIQIGAKIYGHGTPKIIIDGVHSLHGVSYKISSDRIEAGTFMCAVGATKGDILLKNVNPLEMKATISILRSAGLNISTGDNWIRCQMFDKPLPINFETDIYPGIPTDMQAQLMALSTVAKGKSLIIENIFENRFMHAQELCRLGANIDINGNKATIYGVNYLSGTNVLATDLRASASLIIAGLSAKGETLIEDIYHLDRGYENMEFKLNSIGADIKRIIYDED, from the coding sequence ATGGAAAAATTATTAATAAATGGTAACAAAGATTTAAATGGTGAAATATCAATTTCTGGTTCTAAGAATGCAGCTTTACCTATAATATTTGCAACTTTACTTTCTCATAAACCAATTCTAATAAATAATATTCCTAAATTACAAGATGTTAATATATCTCTAAAATTATTAAAACATTTTGGTTCAAAAATTCAATATTATGATCAACATTCAGTGTGTTTAGAATCTAATTCATTAATTAGTTTAGATGCACCATATGAATTAGTTAAAAAAATGAGAGCATCTATTCTATCTTTAGGTCCATTATTAACTAGATTTGGTGAAGTGAAAGTTAGTTTACCAGGTGGGTGCGCTATTGGACAAAGACCTGTAGATCAACATATTTCTGCCTTAAAAAAAATGGGAGCTAAGATTTGTATTGATCATGGATTTATAATTGCTAAATGTAATAAATTAAAAGGTTGTACTATTAAAAATAATATAGTTTCTGTAACTGGTACTGAAAATATCATGATGGCGGCTGTTCTTGCTGAAGGTACTACAATAATAGAAAATGCAGCTTGTGAGCCAGAAATAGTAGATCTTGCAAATTTTCTTATTCAAATTGGAGCTAAAATTTATGGACATGGCACTCCAAAAATTATTATAGATGGAGTACATTCTTTGCATGGAGTTTCATATAAAATATCTTCAGATAGAATAGAAGCAGGTACATTTATGTGTGCTGTAGGTGCTACAAAAGGTGATATTTTATTAAAAAATGTTAATCCATTAGAAATGAAAGCTACTATTTCAATATTGAGGTCAGCTGGTTTAAATATATCTACAGGAGATAATTGGATTAGATGTCAAATGTTTGATAAACCTTTACCTATAAATTTTGAAACTGACATATATCCTGGCATTCCAACAGATATGCAAGCACAATTAATGGCTTTAAGTACCGTTGCAAAAGGTAAATCTTTAATTATTGAAAATATATTTGAAAATCGTTTTATGCATGCACAAGAATTATGTAGATTAGGAGCTAATATAGATATAAATGGAAATAAAGCAACTATATATGGTGTAAATTATTTATCTGGTACAAATGTATTAGCTACAGATCTTAGAGCATCTGCTAGTCTTATTATCGCTGGATTATCAGCTAAAGGAGAAACATTAATAGAAGACATCTATCATCTTGATAGGGGTTATGAAAATATGGAATTTAAATTAAATTCTATTGGTGCAGATATCAAACGTATAATTTATGATGAGGATTGA
- a CDS encoding BolA/IbaG family iron-sulfur metabolism protein — protein sequence MNDNNHISENIKKIISLKFTNSSINVTNYDANVSIVIISQLFEKKSLIERHTMVYNILKHMIDSKEIHSLSLKTYTMNEYMKKSNGKIINKW from the coding sequence ATGAATGATAACAATCATATTTCTGAAAACATAAAAAAGATAATTTCACTTAAATTTACTAATAGTAGTATAAATGTAACAAATTATGATGCAAATGTATCTATAGTAATAATAAGTCAATTATTTGAAAAAAAGTCTTTAATAGAGCGTCATACTATGGTTTACAATATCTTAAAACATATGATAGATAGTAAAGAAATACATTCTTTATCATTAAAAACATACACAATGAACGAATATATGAAAAAATCTAATGGAAAAATTATTAATAAATGGTAA
- a CDS encoding ABC transporter permease: MVKQISYSNYDKYHFGFITLLNKELLRFYKVSFQTIAAPIMNAMLYLLIFSQVLNDKIIYDSVGYLNFIIPGLIIMTIMQNAFSNPSSSILQSKISGNLIFILITPLTNIEILLAYLLAAIVRGIIVGVCVFFTSYLIYNNIYIHNIYWVLSFSILASGIMGILGIIAGIYTEKYDQLAAFQNFLITPLTMLSGVFYIKGTLPKFWQQLSTLNPIFYIIDGFRYGFLLKSDTSPWISLLIATSIFIILFIYAILLLSYGNKLKN, encoded by the coding sequence ATGGTTAAGCAAATATCATATTCTAATTATGATAAATATCATTTTGGATTTATAACTTTATTGAATAAAGAACTGTTAAGATTTTATAAAGTAAGTTTTCAAACAATAGCAGCTCCTATAATGAATGCTATGCTTTATTTATTAATTTTTTCACAAGTATTGAATGATAAAATTATATATGATAGCGTAGGTTATTTGAATTTTATTATTCCTGGATTGATTATTATGACTATTATGCAAAATGCTTTTTCTAATCCATCTTCTTCTATTTTGCAAAGTAAAATATCAGGTAATTTAATTTTTATTTTGATTACTCCTTTGACAAATATAGAAATATTATTAGCATATTTATTAGCAGCAATAGTACGTGGAATTATAGTAGGTGTATGCGTATTTTTTACATCTTATCTAATATATAATAATATTTATATTCATAATATTTACTGGGTGTTGAGTTTTTCTATTTTAGCAAGCGGGATAATGGGAATATTAGGCATAATAGCTGGCATTTATACAGAAAAATATGATCAATTAGCAGCTTTTCAAAATTTTTTAATAACACCATTAACTATGCTTTCAGGTGTTTTTTATATAAAAGGTACTTTACCAAAATTTTGGCAACAATTATCTACTTTAAATCCAATTTTTTATATAATCGATGGGTTTAGATATGGATTTTTATTAAAATCTGATACGTCACCATGGATAAGCTTATTAATTGCTACTAGTATTTTTATAATTTTATTTATATATGCTATTTTACTATTATCTTATGGTAACAAATTAAAAAATTAA
- a CDS encoding ABC transporter ATP-binding protein, translating into MIALNIQNVFKTYQTNSAIRKIFHKNTSKDINYVLNNINLKIEQGEFFGLLGPNGAGKTTLISILAGLIKYTKGQISVCGYDLSKNHKIIRRLIGIVPQELVFDPFFNVIETLKLQSGYFGIKNNDKWIKEILENLGLAEKSYTNMRYLSGGMKRRVLVAQALVHKPPIIILDEPTAGVDINLRKTLWDFIVKLNKNGHTILLTTHYLEEAESLCNRIAILKKGNIIALDKIDSLIINSNSKDLDQFFTKITQ; encoded by the coding sequence ATGATAGCTTTAAATATCCAAAATGTTTTTAAAACATACCAAACAAATTCTGCTATAAGAAAAATTTTTCATAAAAATACTTCAAAAGATATTAATTATGTATTAAATAATATTAATTTAAAAATTGAACAAGGAGAATTTTTTGGATTATTAGGTCCAAATGGTGCAGGAAAAACAACTTTAATATCTATATTAGCAGGCTTAATTAAATATACAAAAGGTCAAATTTCAGTATGTGGATATGATTTATCTAAAAATCATAAAATAATAAGAAGGTTAATTGGTATTGTGCCTCAAGAATTAGTTTTTGACCCTTTTTTTAATGTTATAGAAACACTAAAATTGCAATCTGGATATTTTGGAATAAAAAATAACGATAAATGGATAAAAGAAATATTAGAAAATTTAGGATTAGCTGAAAAATCATATACCAATATGAGGTATTTATCTGGTGGAATGAAAAGAAGGGTATTAGTAGCTCAAGCACTAGTACATAAACCCCCAATAATCATATTAGATGAACCTACTGCAGGAGTAGATATTAATTTACGAAAAACATTATGGGATTTTATTGTAAAATTAAACAAAAATGGTCATACAATACTATTAACTACTCATTATCTAGAAGAAGCAGAATCTTTATGTAATAGAATAGCAATTTTGAAAAAAGGTAATATTATTGCATTAGATAAAATAGATTCATTAATTATAAACTCTAACAGTAAAGATTTAGATCAATTTTTTACAAAAATAACTCAATAA
- a CDS encoding MlaC/ttg2D family ABC transporter substrate-binding protein, translating to MKKIIMDLKKKLIAIKYIKNRLPLIILTICMITCLFGIANANNSEKSLQPEQFIANVINPALFELKKNHKIDNEDKKRIVEKYILPYINFEKSTRLASGKYWENMNTNQKIELSKAFRNTLIVAYSGAISKINNHTEIKIFPNRSNNLSDVIIRTLVIQNKASTLKVGYRIEKDKNTWKIYDVNIEGIWLVESYKNQFKQILQTTNVENLINQLNKNN from the coding sequence ATGAAAAAAATTATTATGGATTTAAAAAAAAAATTAATTGCTATCAAGTATATAAAAAATAGATTACCTTTAATCATTTTAACTATTTGCATGATTACATGTTTATTTGGAATCGCAAATGCTAATAATTCTGAAAAATCATTACAACCAGAACAGTTTATAGCAAATGTTATAAATCCAGCACTTTTTGAACTAAAAAAGAATCATAAAATAGATAATGAAGATAAAAAAAGGATTGTAGAAAAATATATATTACCATACATTAATTTCGAAAAAAGTACTAGATTAGCTTCAGGTAAATATTGGGAAAATATGAATACTAATCAAAAAATAGAACTATCAAAAGCTTTTCGTAATACATTGATAGTTGCATATAGTGGTGCAATTTCTAAGATTAATAATCATACAGAGATTAAAATTTTTCCTAATAGATCAAATAATCTTTCAGATGTTATTATTAGAACTTTAGTTATTCAAAATAAAGCATCTACATTAAAAGTAGGTTATAGAATAGAAAAAGATAAAAATACATGGAAAATATATGATGTTAATATAGAAGGTATATGGCTTGTTGAAAGCTATAAAAATCAGTTTAAACAAATTTTACAAACAACAAATGTAGAAAATTTGATTAACCAACTAAATAAAAATAATTAA
- a CDS encoding MlaA family lipoprotein, with the protein MNIKKYRTKILKFLLISCYLIISGCSINQDNIDPFEKYNRVIDKFNEKLDKNLVCPITNNYTYFMPKLARQGINNFFSNIDDLWSAFNFILQGHGLEGSNSLGRFMLNTTMGLGGVFDIASSNGSFKYHNDFGITLAVWGIKQGPYLVLPILGPCSVRDGLGLMGSLFISTFGENYICYYNNHCNMNYIKTLYFLNEREKINNKTKLINLIALDKYSLIRDSYFQYRDSFILDKFKNNSVEYTD; encoded by the coding sequence ATGAATATTAAAAAATATAGAACGAAAATATTAAAGTTTCTATTAATTTCATGTTATTTAATAATATCTGGATGTTCTATAAATCAGGATAATATAGATCCTTTTGAAAAATATAATAGAGTAATTGACAAATTTAACGAAAAATTAGACAAAAATTTAGTTTGTCCAATTACTAATAATTATACATACTTTATGCCAAAACTAGCTCGTCAAGGTATTAACAATTTTTTTAGTAATATTGATGATTTGTGGTCTGCATTTAATTTCATATTGCAAGGCCATGGATTAGAGGGATCAAATAGTTTAGGAAGATTTATGCTAAATACTACTATGGGATTAGGTGGTGTTTTTGATATAGCATCATCTAATGGTTCTTTTAAATATCATAATGATTTTGGTATTACACTAGCAGTATGGGGAATAAAACAAGGACCTTATCTAGTTTTACCAATATTAGGACCTTGTTCTGTTAGAGATGGATTAGGGTTAATGGGTAGCTTGTTTATAAGTACATTTGGTGAAAATTACATATGTTACTATAATAATCACTGTAATATGAATTACATTAAAACTTTATATTTTTTAAATGAACGAGAAAAAATAAATAATAAAACTAAACTTATTAATCTAATTGCTCTTGATAAATATAGTTTAATAAGAGATTCATATTTTCAATATCGTGACTCTTTCATATTGGATAAATTTAAAAATAATTCTGTCGAATATACAGATTAA
- the mlaD gene encoding outer membrane lipid asymmetry maintenance protein MlaD: MSKQKTDLFVGIFIVIGIISIIFLFIKVSSYKSLSLKSTYTINAKFDNIGNLRKNSPVKCSGVIVGRVSNIKLDQELCQALVIMKIENQYKFSKDTSANIFTSGLLGEQYVGLSYGESTELLSDNDEIIYTQSSIVLEELIGKLIYSSISK; the protein is encoded by the coding sequence ATGTCAAAACAAAAAACAGATTTATTTGTAGGTATTTTCATAGTAATAGGTATAATATCTATTATATTTTTATTTATTAAAGTAAGTAGTTATAAAAGTTTATCATTAAAATCAACATACACAATAAATGCTAAATTTGATAATATTGGTAATTTAAGGAAAAATTCTCCAGTAAAATGTTCAGGTGTCATTGTTGGTCGAGTGTCTAACATAAAATTAGATCAAGAACTATGTCAAGCTTTAGTTATTATGAAAATAGAAAATCAATATAAATTTTCTAAAGATACTTCAGCAAATATTTTTACATCTGGATTATTAGGAGAACAATATGTTGGTTTAAGTTATGGAGAAAGCACTGAATTACTATCAGATAATGATGAAATTATTTATACACAAAGTTCAATTGTATTAGAAGAATTAATTGGTAAGTTAATTTATTCTTCAATATCTAAATAA
- a CDS encoding MlaE family lipid ABC transporter permease subunit, producing MIKILKTIISFLKKKIIFAYMYIHERIKFLLTIMLNCHIIISRPKLIIDQIFFIGNKSISIISASGLFVGLVLGLQGYHHLKRYGAEQTLGLVVGLSLIRELGPVITSLLFTGRAGTSITAEIGLMQIGEQISAMEIMSINPIKRILAPRFLAGIISIPILVSIFNVIGILGGWIIGVLFFEIDNSMFWTLMQEGIDSRDILNSLIKSIIFGFAILFTTLFEGMKSKHSPSGVALATTKTVIIGSLYILVLDLLLTTIMFIN from the coding sequence ATGATTAAAATATTAAAAACAATAATATCGTTTTTAAAAAAAAAAATAATATTTGCATACATGTATATTCATGAGCGTATTAAATTTTTATTAACTATTATGTTAAATTGTCACATTATAATTAGTCGACCTAAACTTATTATAGACCAAATTTTTTTTATAGGTAATAAATCTATATCTATTATATCAGCATCAGGATTATTTGTGGGTCTTGTATTAGGTTTACAAGGATATCATCATCTAAAACGTTATGGAGCTGAGCAAACTTTAGGATTAGTTGTTGGATTATCTTTAATTAGAGAGCTTGGACCTGTTATAACATCATTATTATTTACAGGTAGGGCTGGCACTTCTATAACAGCAGAAATAGGTTTAATGCAGATTGGAGAGCAAATTTCAGCAATGGAAATCATGTCTATTAATCCAATAAAAAGAATATTAGCCCCAAGATTTTTAGCTGGGATTATTTCAATCCCAATATTAGTATCTATATTTAATGTAATTGGTATTTTAGGCGGTTGGATAATAGGTGTATTATTTTTTGAAATAGATAACTCAATGTTTTGGACATTAATGCAAGAAGGTATAGATTCACGTGATATATTAAATAGCTTAATAAAAAGTATAATTTTTGGTTTTGCTATATTATTTACTACTTTATTTGAAGGAATGAAATCTAAGCATAGTCCTTCAGGAGTTGCGCTAGCAACTACTAAAACTGTAATTATTGGATCACTTTATATATTAGTATTAGATTTATTACTTACTACTATAATGTTTATTAACTAA